The Mesorhizobium sp. M1D.F.Ca.ET.043.01.1.1 genome contains a region encoding:
- a CDS encoding flagellin translates to MASIMTNAAALTALQSLNATNKALETTQGRISTGYRVATASDNAAYWSIATSMRSDNQALSAVQDALGLGAGKVDTAYTAITQIKDQVDAIKAKLVTARGASQDNQQKIATEIKAIQDQIKSSVTNASYAGSNLLQNDGTAASDLHVVASYNRTGTTVSIDTIDVKATDAQVLDVAGTGGIVGSLLATTFFDPSAAAVSDANIDTALDAVETALAKLATGAAYLGAAKSRIDTQKSFLSNLSDSIDKGVGALVDADMNKESTRLQALQVQQQLGIQALSIANGNSQSILALFKS, encoded by the coding sequence TTGGCAAGTATCATGACCAACGCCGCCGCGCTGACCGCGCTGCAGAGCCTCAACGCCACCAACAAGGCGCTTGAAACCACGCAGGGCCGCATCTCGACCGGCTATCGTGTCGCCACCGCTTCCGACAACGCCGCCTACTGGTCGATCGCCACATCGATGCGGTCCGACAACCAGGCGCTTTCGGCCGTCCAGGACGCGCTCGGCCTCGGCGCCGGCAAGGTCGACACCGCCTACACCGCCATCACCCAGATCAAGGATCAGGTCGATGCGATCAAGGCCAAGCTGGTCACCGCCCGCGGCGCCAGCCAGGACAACCAGCAGAAGATCGCCACCGAAATCAAGGCCATCCAGGACCAGATCAAGTCGTCGGTCACCAATGCCAGCTATGCCGGTTCGAACCTGCTGCAGAATGATGGTACGGCCGCGTCCGATCTGCATGTCGTCGCCTCCTACAACCGCACCGGCACGACCGTCTCGATCGACACCATCGACGTGAAGGCCACCGACGCGCAGGTCCTGGACGTGGCCGGCACCGGCGGCATCGTCGGCAGCCTGCTCGCCACGACCTTCTTCGACCCGAGCGCCGCTGCTGTTTCCGACGCCAACATCGACACCGCGCTCGACGCCGTTGAAACCGCGCTTGCCAAGCTCGCTACCGGCGCGGCCTATCTCGGCGCCGCCAAGTCGCGCATCGACACCCAGAAGAGCTTCCTGTCGAACCTGTCGGACTCGATCGACAAGGGCGTCGGCGCCCTTGTCGACGCCGACATGAACAAGGAATCGACCCGCCTGCAGGCCCTCCAGGTGCAGCAGCAGCTCGGCATCCAGGCGCTGTCGATCGCCAACGGCAACTCGCAGTCGATCCTGGCCCTATTCAAGAGCTGA
- a CDS encoding flagellar basal body-associated FliL family protein, protein MANVEQAQPKKGPSLVIQLAALLVMTGAAVGMGWVSGGYLKQGEAPAPVPAAPENAGSPEKPADAGKPVAGPAVVQLAPITTNLASPSEVWIRLEASVLYDAPQPPEMTEQIHQDLLAYVRTLKMHQIEGASGYQHLKADLDERAALRSGGHAKQVLIRTMLLE, encoded by the coding sequence GTGGCAAATGTCGAGCAGGCACAGCCCAAGAAGGGACCTTCCCTGGTGATCCAGCTCGCCGCGCTCCTTGTCATGACGGGCGCGGCCGTCGGAATGGGCTGGGTTTCCGGCGGCTATCTCAAGCAGGGAGAGGCGCCGGCGCCGGTTCCCGCCGCGCCGGAGAACGCCGGCAGCCCGGAGAAGCCCGCGGACGCCGGCAAACCGGTGGCCGGACCTGCGGTGGTTCAGCTGGCGCCGATCACCACCAATCTCGCCTCGCCCAGCGAAGTCTGGATAAGGCTGGAGGCATCGGTGCTCTACGACGCGCCGCAGCCGCCGGAAATGACCGAGCAGATCCACCAGGACCTGCTCGCATATGTGCGCACGCTCAAGATGCATCAGATCGAAGGCGCCAGCGGCTACCAGCATCTCAAGGCCGATCTCGACGAGCGAGCGGCGCTGCGCAGCGGCGGCCATGCCAAACAGGTTCTCATCAGGACGATGCTGCTCGAATGA
- the flgG gene encoding flagellar basal-body rod protein FlgG, which translates to MKALAIAATGMNAQQTNLEVIANNIANINTTGYKRARAEFSDLLYQVDRTQGVPNRSNTSLVPEGVSIGLGVKTTAVRNVHTQGELTSTGNSFDLALTGRGWFQIEGADGSTLYSRAGAFNTNATGQLVTVDGANVVPAITVPTDAVEVIVNKTGQVFARIDGQTDLQLLGQLQIANFANEAGLAPLGDNLFQETAASGPANVGVPGDPGFATIEQGYLESSNVDPVKEITELISAQRAYEMNSKVIQAADDMASVVSKNIR; encoded by the coding sequence ATGAAAGCCCTTGCCATCGCCGCGACCGGCATGAATGCCCAGCAGACCAATCTGGAAGTCATCGCCAACAACATCGCCAACATCAACACCACCGGCTACAAGCGGGCGCGGGCCGAATTCTCGGACCTGCTCTATCAGGTCGACCGCACTCAAGGGGTGCCCAACCGCTCGAACACCTCGCTGGTGCCCGAGGGCGTCTCGATCGGTCTCGGCGTCAAGACGACGGCCGTACGCAACGTCCACACCCAGGGCGAGCTGACGAGCACCGGCAACAGCTTCGACCTGGCGCTGACCGGACGCGGCTGGTTCCAGATCGAGGGCGCCGACGGCAGCACGCTCTATTCCCGCGCCGGCGCCTTCAACACCAATGCCACCGGACAGCTGGTCACCGTCGACGGCGCCAACGTCGTTCCGGCGATCACCGTGCCGACAGACGCGGTCGAGGTTATCGTCAACAAGACCGGCCAGGTCTTTGCCCGTATCGACGGCCAGACCGACCTCCAGCTTCTCGGCCAGCTGCAGATCGCGAACTTCGCCAACGAGGCGGGCTTGGCGCCGCTCGGCGACAATCTGTTCCAGGAGACGGCCGCCTCCGGTCCGGCCAATGTCGGCGTTCCCGGCGATCCCGGCTTCGCCACCATTGAGCAAGGCTATCTGGAGTCCTCCAACGTCGATCCGGTCAAGGAAATCACCGAGCTGATCTCGGCGCAGCGCGCCTATGAAATGAATTCCAAGGTCATCCAGGCCGCCGACGACATGGCCTCGGTGGTCTCCAAGAACATCAGGTAA
- a CDS encoding flagellar basal body P-ring protein FlgI: MFRVSTGPSTLPPGQVAARIKDIAQLQSARDNQLVGYGLVIGLAGTGDSLRNSPFTEQSIRAMLENLGIATEGGSARAKNVAAVIVTANMPPFVQSGARIDIDVSSMGDATSLAGGTLVMTPLKAADGEIYAVGQGSVIVGGFTAKGQAEELTQGVPTAGRVPNGAIVERSVPAEFDDQGGVLTLQLRNPDFSTAIRIADAVNDYTSQRFGVRVAAERDARTVQIRRPKNVSAARFYAEIENLVVESDSPARVVIDERTGTIVIGNNVRISRVAISHGTLTVRITEAPKVVQPEPFSKGRTAIEPFTAIEASRPDARVAVLDGPDLETLVSGLNRLGVKPDGIIAILQGIKSAGALQADLVLQ, encoded by the coding sequence ATGTTCCGCGTCTCGACGGGACCGAGCACGCTGCCGCCCGGCCAGGTCGCCGCGCGCATCAAGGACATCGCCCAGCTGCAGAGCGCGCGCGACAACCAGCTCGTCGGCTACGGCCTGGTGATCGGTCTGGCCGGAACCGGCGACAGCCTGCGCAACTCGCCGTTCACCGAACAGTCGATCCGCGCCATGCTGGAGAACCTCGGCATCGCCACCGAGGGCGGCAGCGCGCGCGCCAAGAACGTCGCCGCGGTCATCGTCACCGCAAACATGCCGCCCTTCGTCCAGTCGGGCGCCCGCATCGACATCGACGTCTCCTCGATGGGCGACGCCACCTCGCTTGCCGGCGGCACGCTGGTGATGACGCCGCTCAAGGCCGCGGACGGCGAGATCTACGCGGTCGGGCAAGGCTCGGTGATCGTCGGCGGCTTCACCGCCAAGGGCCAGGCCGAGGAGCTGACGCAAGGCGTGCCCACCGCCGGCCGCGTGCCGAATGGCGCCATCGTCGAGCGCTCGGTGCCCGCCGAGTTCGACGACCAGGGCGGCGTGCTGACGCTGCAATTGCGCAATCCCGATTTCTCGACCGCCATCCGCATCGCCGACGCCGTCAACGATTACACTTCGCAGCGCTTCGGCGTGCGCGTCGCGGCCGAGCGCGATGCCCGCACCGTGCAGATCAGGCGGCCGAAGAACGTATCGGCCGCACGCTTCTATGCGGAGATCGAAAATCTGGTCGTCGAGTCGGATTCGCCTGCCCGCGTCGTCATCGACGAACGCACCGGCACCATCGTCATCGGCAACAACGTCAGGATCTCGCGCGTCGCGATTAGCCACGGCACGCTCACCGTGCGCATCACCGAAGCGCCGAAAGTGGTTCAGCCGGAGCCCTTCTCCAAGGGCAGGACGGCGATCGAACCCTTCACCGCCATCGAGGCCTCGCGTCCCGACGCGCGCGTTGCCGTGCTCGACGGTCCCGATCTCGAAACGCTTGTCTCCGGTCTCAATCGTCTGGGCGTGAAGCCCGACGGCATCATCGCCATCCTGCAGGGCATCAAGTCGGCCGGCGCCCTGCAGGCCGACCTGGTTCTCCAATAG
- a CDS encoding flagellar hook-basal body complex protein FliE, protein MIGGIGALQFKPAIDGAEAGSPGLLQGGVGTQASESVGGSFAEALSQAATKTVNTLQNAEQMSIQALKGDADTRQVVDAVMSAQQALQTTIAIRDKVVSAYLEISRMNI, encoded by the coding sequence ATGATCGGCGGTATCGGGGCACTACAGTTCAAACCGGCAATCGACGGCGCGGAGGCCGGCTCGCCCGGCCTGCTTCAGGGCGGTGTCGGGACACAGGCAAGCGAAAGCGTCGGCGGCAGCTTCGCGGAGGCCCTGAGCCAGGCTGCGACGAAGACCGTCAACACGCTGCAGAACGCCGAGCAGATGTCGATCCAGGCGCTCAAGGGCGATGCCGACACGCGCCAGGTGGTCGATGCGGTGATGAGCGCCCAGCAGGCGCTGCAGACGACCATCGCCATCCGCGACAAGGTTGTCTCGGCCTACCTCGAAATCAGTCGCATGAATATCTAG
- a CDS encoding flagellin → MASIMTNSAALTALQSLNNTNKQLEITQSRISTGYRVATASDNAAYWSIATSMKSDNKALSAVQDSLGLGAGKVDTAYTAINDIKDQVDLIKSKLVTARGASQEDQQKIATEINAIQAQIKSSVTNANFAGSNLLQNGGTSASDLNIVASYNRTGATVTIDTITVKSSDTQVLDTAGTGGIVGGLLAATFFDPSSAAVADTAIDTALGSVETALAKLSTGAASLGAAKSRIDTQKSFLSNLSDSIDKGVGSLVDADMNKESTRLQALQVQQQLGIQALSIANGNSQSILSLFRG, encoded by the coding sequence ATGGCCAGTATCATGACCAATTCCGCGGCGCTGACTGCGCTGCAGAGCTTGAACAACACCAACAAGCAGCTCGAGATCACCCAGTCCCGCATTTCCACCGGTTACCGCGTCGCCACCGCTTCTGACAACGCCGCTTACTGGTCGATCGCCACCTCGATGAAGTCCGACAACAAGGCGCTCTCGGCCGTTCAGGACTCGCTCGGCCTCGGCGCCGGCAAGGTCGACACCGCCTACACCGCCATCAACGACATCAAGGACCAGGTCGATCTGATCAAGTCCAAGCTGGTCACTGCCCGCGGCGCCAGCCAGGAAGACCAGCAGAAGATCGCGACCGAAATCAACGCCATCCAGGCGCAGATCAAGTCGTCGGTCACCAACGCCAACTTCGCCGGCTCGAACCTTCTGCAGAACGGCGGCACGTCCGCGTCCGACCTGAATATCGTCGCTTCGTACAACCGCACCGGCGCGACCGTCACCATCGATACGATCACGGTAAAGTCCTCCGACACGCAGGTTCTTGACACGGCCGGCACCGGCGGCATCGTCGGCGGTCTGCTCGCCGCGACCTTCTTCGATCCGAGCAGCGCTGCCGTCGCCGACACCGCCATCGACACCGCGCTCGGCAGCGTTGAAACCGCGCTTGCCAAGCTCTCCACCGGCGCTGCCTCGCTCGGCGCCGCCAAGTCGCGCATCGACACCCAGAAGAGCTTCCTGTCCAACCTGTCGGACTCGATCGACAAGGGCGTCGGCTCGCTGGTCGACGCCGACATGAACAAGGAATCGACCCGCCTGCAGGCGCTTCAGGTCCAGCAGCAGCTCGGCATCCAGGCGCTGTCGATCGCCAACGGCAACTCGCAGTCGATCTTGTCGCTCTTCCGCGGCTGA
- the flgA gene encoding flagellar basal body P-ring formation chaperone FlgA: MAMPASCPAFRRVVLALALAAGGMPALAQESANQTQSASQIAASQAVAEAVLIPNRVIYPGEAIVLAALKQVTLVPGKHKPDGMATRSEELQGKVAKRTLLPGRYIPAAAIRDAWLVEQGATVQVYFTAGVLTISAAGVTLQPGAAGDLIKVRNIDSGKIISGIVMADGTIKVGAS, translated from the coding sequence ATGGCTATGCCGGCCTCCTGCCCTGCTTTCCGCCGCGTCGTGCTGGCCCTTGCGCTGGCGGCTGGCGGCATGCCGGCGCTTGCGCAGGAATCGGCCAACCAGACGCAGTCGGCCAGCCAGATCGCCGCCAGCCAGGCGGTCGCCGAGGCGGTGCTGATCCCCAACCGGGTCATCTATCCCGGCGAGGCGATCGTGCTCGCCGCGCTGAAGCAGGTGACGCTGGTTCCAGGCAAGCACAAGCCGGACGGCATGGCGACGCGTTCCGAAGAACTGCAGGGCAAGGTCGCCAAGCGCACGCTGCTGCCCGGCCGCTACATTCCGGCGGCCGCCATCCGCGATGCATGGCTGGTCGAACAGGGCGCTACCGTGCAGGTCTATTTCACCGCCGGCGTGCTGACCATCTCGGCAGCCGGCGTCACCCTGCAGCCGGGCGCTGCCGGCGACCTCATCAAGGTCCGCAACATCGACAGCGGCAAGATCATCTCCGGCATTGTCATGGCCGACGGCACCATCAAGGTCGGCGCATCGTGA
- the fliP gene encoding flagellar type III secretion system pore protein FliP (The bacterial flagellar biogenesis protein FliP forms a type III secretion system (T3SS)-type pore required for flagellar assembly.), whose product MRKFLIATALIVVTTSVAAAQQLDLGGIGKADGTTVGYLIQMFGLLTVLSVAPGLLIMVTSFTRFVIAFSILRAGIGLQSTPANLILISLSLFMTFYVMAPTFDQAWNTGVKPLMDNQITQAEAFDKISDPFRAFMLHNVRDKDFDLFADLARERGQTVSRDTVDLRILVPAFMISEIRRGFEIGFLIVLPFLVIDLIVATVTMAMGMMMLPPTVVSLPFKILFFVLIDGWNLLVGSLVRSFT is encoded by the coding sequence ATGAGAAAGTTCCTCATCGCCACGGCGCTCATCGTCGTCACCACCTCTGTCGCCGCGGCCCAGCAGCTTGATCTCGGCGGCATCGGCAAGGCCGACGGCACGACGGTCGGCTACCTCATCCAGATGTTCGGCCTGCTCACCGTGCTGTCGGTGGCGCCGGGCCTCTTGATCATGGTGACGAGCTTCACCCGCTTCGTCATCGCCTTCTCGATCCTGCGCGCCGGCATCGGCCTGCAGTCGACGCCCGCCAACCTGATCCTGATCTCGCTGTCGCTGTTCATGACCTTCTATGTCATGGCGCCGACCTTCGACCAGGCCTGGAACACCGGCGTCAAGCCGCTGATGGACAACCAGATCACCCAGGCCGAAGCCTTCGACAAGATCTCGGATCCGTTCCGCGCCTTCATGCTGCACAATGTGCGCGACAAGGATTTCGACCTCTTTGCCGATCTCGCCCGCGAGCGCGGCCAGACGGTCTCGCGCGACACCGTGGACCTGCGCATCCTCGTGCCCGCCTTCATGATCTCGGAGATCCGGCGCGGCTTCGAGATCGGTTTTCTGATCGTGCTGCCGTTCCTGGTGATCGACCTCATCGTCGCCACCGTCACCATGGCGATGGGCATGATGATGCTGCCGCCGACGGTGGTCTCGCTGCCGTTCAAGATCCTGTTCTTCGTGCTGATCGACGGCTGGAACCTTCTGGTCGGCAGCCTGGTGCGGTCCTTTACCTGA
- the flgH gene encoding flagellar basal body L-ring protein FlgH has protein sequence MKLKLLVLVAATALSGCGTDLKEVGREPALSPVGSGIGNGGGTPYSYPEPPAAPVKKFSLWDDRQSRLFTDPRALQEGDILTVNIKLNDKANFKNQNDRSRTAARKLGYDVTLGWDGKSTSGKGDAGLSSSTETNADGEIKRSENLELNVAAVVTEVLPNGNLMIRGSQEVRVNYELRVLTIAGMVRPSDIGAENTIPYERIAEARISYGGRGRVSEVQQPAYGQQILDQVLPF, from the coding sequence ATGAAGTTGAAATTGCTCGTCCTTGTCGCGGCTACTGCACTGTCCGGCTGCGGCACCGATCTCAAGGAGGTCGGCCGGGAGCCTGCCCTCTCGCCGGTCGGCTCCGGCATCGGCAATGGCGGAGGGACCCCCTACAGCTATCCGGAGCCGCCGGCCGCGCCGGTGAAGAAGTTCTCGCTGTGGGACGACCGCCAGAGCAGGCTTTTCACCGATCCGCGAGCGCTGCAGGAAGGCGACATCCTGACCGTCAACATCAAGCTCAACGACAAGGCCAATTTCAAGAACCAGAACGACCGCAGCCGCACCGCCGCGCGCAAGCTCGGCTACGACGTCACGCTCGGCTGGGACGGCAAAAGCACCAGCGGCAAGGGCGATGCCGGCTTGAGCTCCAGCACCGAGACCAACGCCGACGGCGAGATCAAGCGTTCGGAGAATCTCGAGCTGAATGTCGCCGCCGTCGTCACCGAAGTGCTGCCGAACGGCAACCTGATGATCAGGGGCTCGCAGGAAGTGCGCGTCAACTACGAGCTTCGGGTCCTCACCATCGCCGGCATGGTGCGTCCCTCCGATATCGGCGCCGAAAATACGATCCCCTACGAGCGTATCGCCGAGGCTCGCATCTCCTATGGCGGGCGCGGACGCGTGAGCGAGGTCCAGCAGCCGGCCTACGGCCAGCAGATCCTCGACCAGGTTCTTCCTTTCTAG
- a CDS encoding MotE family protein produces MIELFASRLHRRLGPLAAAAIIALAVGTAGRAEEVRQVLPGGQAPAQPAQLSREKAPDESEIQRFCSNIADAARDRRYALQAEELKQLQAGIDQRMKALEDKRAEYEQWLKRREVFLARAEDSVVKIYAGMKPDAAAERLAMVNAELAAAILMKLDARKAGVILNEMDQKAAATLTGIMASAARRVDPS; encoded by the coding sequence ATGATCGAGCTTTTCGCCTCAAGACTGCATCGTCGGCTCGGCCCTCTCGCCGCAGCCGCGATCATCGCGCTGGCGGTCGGCACGGCCGGCCGCGCGGAAGAAGTGCGCCAGGTGCTGCCTGGCGGACAGGCGCCGGCCCAGCCGGCTCAGCTCTCGCGCGAAAAGGCGCCGGACGAAAGCGAGATCCAGCGCTTCTGCTCCAACATCGCGGACGCCGCGCGCGACCGCCGCTACGCCTTGCAGGCCGAGGAGCTGAAGCAGCTCCAGGCCGGCATCGACCAGCGCATGAAGGCGCTGGAGGACAAGCGGGCCGAGTATGAGCAATGGCTGAAGCGTCGCGAGGTGTTCCTGGCGCGCGCCGAGGACAGCGTGGTCAAGATCTATGCCGGCATGAAGCCCGACGCCGCGGCCGAACGCCTGGCGATGGTCAATGCCGAGCTCGCGGCGGCCATCCTGATGAAGCTCGATGCCCGCAAGGCCGGCGTCATCCTCAACGAAATGGACCAGAAGGCGGCGGCGACGCTCACCGGCATCATGGCCAGCGCGGCGCGAAGGGTTGATCCGTCATGA